From a single Bremerella cremea genomic region:
- a CDS encoding sensor histidine kinase, which translates to MQDASENNFPLEPSRVFPMPGGESLDLRDLLQCWDKATARLQETHESLRKEVTRLTDELEVKNRELARKNRLADLGLVASHIAHEVRNGLMPLTLYTGMLRRNLGADAESARVIGKIESGLTVLNTTVDDLLHFTADRQPNRSYVATSELILDVCEDLALQLQAQGVQLRLDLTERDMLLADKDMLKRVFLNLTLNALDVMPKGGILTITSQVNFGHLEIEFADTGCGISSGDVRRIFDPFFSTKSTGTGLGLAIVQRVVEVHEGQVSAMNCPDFGAAFTLMFPIKAMKAAA; encoded by the coding sequence ATGCAAGATGCATCAGAGAATAACTTCCCTTTGGAACCCAGCCGCGTGTTTCCCATGCCTGGCGGCGAATCGCTTGATCTGCGCGACTTGCTGCAGTGCTGGGATAAAGCCACTGCCCGGTTGCAGGAAACGCATGAATCGTTGCGTAAGGAAGTCACGCGGCTGACCGATGAACTGGAAGTTAAGAATCGCGAGTTGGCACGCAAGAATCGTCTGGCCGATCTCGGCTTGGTCGCTTCGCATATCGCTCACGAGGTTCGCAACGGCTTAATGCCGCTGACGTTATATACCGGCATGCTCAGGCGAAATCTGGGAGCCGACGCAGAAAGTGCTCGCGTGATCGGTAAGATTGAATCAGGTCTGACGGTACTCAATACCACCGTCGACGATTTGTTGCACTTTACCGCCGATCGTCAACCAAATCGCAGCTATGTGGCAACTTCCGAGTTGATTCTGGATGTCTGTGAAGACTTGGCCTTACAGCTGCAAGCTCAGGGCGTACAGCTGCGTTTGGATTTAACCGAACGAGATATGCTGCTGGCAGATAAAGACATGCTCAAGCGAGTCTTTTTAAATCTGACGCTCAACGCCTTGGATGTGATGCCCAAGGGAGGCATCCTGACGATCACTTCCCAGGTCAACTTCGGGCACCTGGAAATCGAATTTGCAGATACCGGTTGCGGTATCTCTTCCGGAGATGTTCGCCGCATCTTCGATCCATTCTTCAGCACGAAGAGCACCGGCACCGGCTTGGGCCTTGCTATCGTGCAGCGGGTGGTGGAAGTTCACGAAGGTCAGGTCTCGGCGATGAATTGCCCTGACTTCGGCGCGGCATTTACGCTCATGTTTCCGATCAAAGCAATGAAGGCTGCTGCATGA
- a CDS encoding alpha/beta hydrolase — translation MKRLDTPAPPTSHSSNLCVQQSKIYEFRIRRDSSQSCPLELFSPEHYEPGYAYPLIVWLHGAMDNESQLRRIMPLTSTRNFVAVGPRGVNCHSRRVNGFPAYYWSQDEASIEAASRRVEMAIESATEQFNIHHRRVFLAGYQDGATMALRLALQNPGEYAGIISINGPLPTGNAPLRNLGMCDNLPILLMHCHESTYYTESQLCDDIRLGYSAGLRMDVREYLCGDGIMTDMLEDLNGWVMGQVLK, via the coding sequence ATGAAACGCTTAGACACGCCTGCACCGCCGACAAGCCATTCGTCCAACCTTTGCGTCCAGCAGAGCAAGATATACGAGTTTCGTATTCGTCGAGATTCGTCGCAAAGTTGCCCTCTCGAACTCTTTTCGCCCGAGCACTACGAACCAGGCTACGCGTATCCGTTGATTGTCTGGTTGCACGGAGCGATGGATAACGAATCGCAGCTTCGTCGTATCATGCCGCTGACCAGTACGCGGAACTTTGTTGCGGTGGGACCGCGTGGTGTTAATTGTCATTCGCGACGCGTCAATGGTTTTCCTGCCTATTACTGGTCGCAAGATGAAGCGAGTATTGAAGCCGCTTCCCGCCGAGTAGAAATGGCAATCGAATCGGCGACTGAGCAGTTCAACATTCACCATCGCCGCGTCTTTCTCGCTGGCTACCAAGATGGGGCCACGATGGCGTTGCGACTCGCCTTGCAGAATCCTGGCGAATACGCAGGTATCATTTCCATCAACGGTCCGCTGCCAACCGGGAATGCCCCGCTGCGCAACCTAGGCATGTGTGATAATTTACCGATTCTGTTGATGCATTGCCACGAAAGCACGTACTACACGGAATCGCAATTGTGCGACGACATTCGCTTGGGTTACAGCGCCGGTTTGCGAATGGATGTCCGCGAGTACCTGTGCGGCGATGGGATCATGACCGATATGCTGGAAGATCTGAACGGGTGGGTCATGGGGCAGGTATTGAAATAA
- a CDS encoding flagellar export protein FliJ produces the protein MATFRFRLETYLRLKIAARDQCRAELAEVLRAEEQLKQQQVEIAEEIDGQHDYIRQATQSGSVNLDLITAAQRQVMFLKAADQEKQMLMKQLLPHIQQRRQALIDADHEVRTLEKLKEQKQVQHLQRESALEAKQMDEIALTGFRRKGV, from the coding sequence ATGGCCACGTTTCGCTTTCGACTCGAGACCTACCTGCGGTTGAAAATCGCCGCACGGGATCAGTGTCGCGCCGAACTGGCCGAAGTGCTCCGAGCTGAAGAACAACTCAAGCAGCAGCAAGTTGAAATCGCCGAGGAAATCGACGGACAACACGACTACATTCGCCAAGCAACTCAATCGGGCAGTGTGAACCTCGACTTGATTACCGCCGCCCAACGCCAGGTTATGTTTTTGAAGGCTGCCGACCAGGAAAAGCAAATGTTGATGAAGCAGCTATTGCCTCATATTCAGCAGCGCCGGCAAGCCCTGATTGATGCCGACCATGAAGTTCGCACCTTAGAGAAACTGAAAGAACAGAAGCAAGTACAGCACCTCCAACGGGAGTCGGCTTTAGAAGCGAAACAGATGGACGAAATCGCCCTGACGGGATTTCGACGTAAAGGAGTTTAG
- a CDS encoding tetratricopeptide repeat protein yields MSTESAQNEFAETPPDATSRGGLRGVMGKWFLLGSAMVIVVGLATGAWWVFLSDSASTEKKLAVAIVAYENDEDNVAREIAREFVDDLAVEAPYQGTASFLLGAILSDEAQDYLNPRDRETVYRLAAQHLETAKERGFPPGYEIRGEYLLGIAQFHARQYDQAIKTLEAIYNDYPVRQLEIEDALAESYLELTPRTNEHMQASMKWSDLFRAHSNLTTDQQSEAQLRLARIQYELGHFDESLQTLEKISPASQYYVDGVIVQGLISRRRYEEFKKAGKKEKAQDELNAAIRLFRKAASNQLVAADATRKASYLLAVMLRANDQLKEALDQAARTRKIYYRTHESVAAGLEEAELLRAEGKDEEAVEIYRRVMREANLNGSYDNPWIDEVEFRQRITRAIDAWKSSQHFEPAVEVAHVLRPIFPDDQALQIEADVEYQWGEYLENQATKVPFDQSLEKRTQSRFHFRRAGSVYLDLANYRFATAEYTNDLWKSASANLKGQDFSKAVEILAEYQRYETRDHKPRALVATARALIALDKAEEALGPLKECLEFYPKDPSVYEARVLGGEAYMELGKLAEAKEVLAQNLDDGHLEPSSREWQDSLFSLGQVLHLEGEMFEAQARVKGALEVAEAIPRDAFQLLEQSSASYQGAIKYLHAAVRRYPDDPRSIGARYLIAECHRRSSMLPKKKFRLVNIETQRIKFDKEVKDHLEVAVEIYAGLINELTNKLEEQTQLHPVEANILRNCYFAQGAAMFELQRFKDAIDAYSTASNRYQTEAVSLEAFVQIAQCYRYMNQTAEARGTVEQAKIVLSRLADGVDYSETTHATRDDWRNYLDWLATSL; encoded by the coding sequence ATGAGTACTGAATCGGCCCAAAACGAGTTCGCAGAAACTCCGCCAGACGCAACGTCTCGCGGTGGTCTGAGGGGCGTTATGGGCAAGTGGTTCCTCTTGGGATCGGCCATGGTGATCGTCGTCGGATTGGCCACAGGAGCTTGGTGGGTTTTTCTTTCCGACAGTGCATCGACGGAAAAGAAACTGGCTGTCGCGATTGTGGCCTACGAAAATGACGAAGATAACGTAGCGCGAGAGATCGCACGCGAGTTTGTCGACGACCTAGCCGTTGAAGCCCCCTATCAAGGCACCGCGTCGTTTCTGTTAGGGGCGATTCTCTCGGACGAAGCGCAAGATTATCTCAATCCCCGAGACCGCGAAACCGTCTATCGTCTTGCTGCTCAGCACTTAGAGACCGCGAAAGAACGTGGCTTTCCGCCTGGTTATGAAATACGTGGAGAGTACTTGCTTGGCATCGCCCAGTTTCATGCCCGGCAATACGATCAGGCGATCAAAACCTTGGAAGCCATCTACAACGATTACCCTGTTCGTCAGTTGGAAATCGAAGATGCTTTAGCGGAATCGTATTTAGAGCTAACGCCCAGAACGAACGAGCACATGCAAGCTTCCATGAAGTGGAGCGATTTGTTTCGTGCGCATTCCAATCTGACAACCGATCAACAATCCGAGGCGCAATTGCGTCTGGCAAGAATTCAGTACGAGCTAGGGCATTTCGATGAGTCCTTGCAGACGCTCGAAAAGATCTCGCCGGCCTCGCAATACTATGTCGACGGAGTAATTGTTCAGGGCTTGATCAGTCGACGGCGCTACGAAGAGTTCAAGAAAGCTGGCAAAAAGGAAAAAGCCCAGGACGAACTCAATGCCGCGATTCGCTTGTTCCGTAAAGCTGCCAGCAATCAGCTGGTGGCTGCTGATGCAACCCGTAAAGCTTCCTACCTTCTGGCCGTGATGTTGCGTGCGAATGATCAACTAAAGGAAGCATTGGATCAAGCGGCACGGACTCGAAAGATCTATTATCGCACGCACGAAAGTGTCGCTGCAGGATTGGAAGAAGCGGAGTTGCTGCGGGCCGAAGGGAAAGACGAGGAAGCGGTTGAAATCTATCGCCGCGTCATGCGAGAAGCCAATCTGAACGGTAGTTACGACAACCCTTGGATTGACGAAGTCGAGTTTCGCCAAAGAATCACACGGGCGATCGACGCTTGGAAATCATCGCAGCATTTTGAACCTGCGGTGGAAGTTGCCCATGTCTTGCGTCCTATTTTCCCCGACGACCAGGCTTTGCAGATTGAAGCGGATGTCGAATATCAATGGGGCGAATACCTCGAAAACCAGGCCACTAAAGTTCCTTTCGATCAGTCGTTGGAAAAGCGGACTCAGTCACGGTTTCATTTTCGTCGCGCTGGTAGCGTCTATCTTGACTTGGCTAATTATCGCTTTGCTACCGCGGAATACACCAACGACTTATGGAAAAGTGCCTCGGCTAATCTAAAGGGGCAAGATTTCAGCAAAGCGGTCGAAATTTTGGCCGAGTACCAGCGTTATGAAACACGCGATCATAAACCGCGTGCTTTGGTCGCAACGGCTCGGGCATTGATTGCCTTGGATAAAGCTGAAGAAGCCCTAGGCCCGCTCAAAGAATGCCTGGAATTCTACCCCAAAGATCCTTCCGTGTACGAAGCTCGGGTTCTGGGAGGGGAAGCTTACATGGAACTCGGTAAGCTGGCCGAAGCCAAGGAAGTACTCGCCCAAAACCTCGACGATGGTCACTTAGAACCCAGCAGCCGTGAATGGCAAGATTCGCTCTTCTCGCTCGGTCAGGTGTTGCACTTGGAAGGTGAAATGTTCGAAGCTCAAGCTCGCGTGAAAGGAGCTTTGGAAGTTGCGGAAGCCATTCCACGTGATGCGTTTCAATTGCTCGAACAAAGCAGTGCATCCTATCAAGGGGCGATCAAATATCTGCATGCGGCCGTACGTCGATATCCAGACGATCCACGATCGATCGGAGCCCGTTATCTGATTGCGGAATGTCATCGTCGTTCGTCGATGCTGCCGAAGAAGAAGTTTCGCTTGGTTAATATCGAAACGCAACGAATTAAGTTCGACAAAGAGGTGAAAGATCACCTGGAAGTGGCCGTCGAGATCTACGCGGGCTTGATCAACGAACTGACCAATAAACTGGAAGAGCAAACGCAGCTTCACCCCGTTGAAGCAAACATTTTGCGGAACTGCTATTTCGCTCAAGGTGCCGCGATGTTCGAGTTGCAGCGGTTTAAAGATGCGATCGATGCCTACTCGACCGCTTCCAATCGTTATCAAACCGAAGCCGTTTCGCTGGAAGCGTTTGTTCAAATCGCCCAGTGTTATCGCTATATGAATCAAACGGCTGAAGCCCGGGGAACCGTGGAACAGGCCAAAATTGTTTTGTCTCGCTTGGCGGACGGAGTCGACTATTCCGAGACGACGCATGCCACGCGTGACGATTGGCGAAACTACCTCGATTGGTTGGCAACATCCCTTTAA
- the fliE gene encoding flagellar hook-basal body complex protein FliE — translation MTSINAIQQQLNLPQTPNILPGKQEETPESFGKFLLKGIQEVNQMQQDADRAVESLFTGGDVNPAEVLSAVQKADMSFKMMLQVRNKMMQAYTEVKDIRI, via the coding sequence ATGACTTCGATCAACGCAATCCAACAGCAGCTTAATTTGCCGCAAACTCCGAATATTCTGCCTGGCAAACAGGAAGAAACGCCGGAGTCGTTCGGTAAGTTTTTGCTGAAGGGAATTCAAGAGGTAAACCAGATGCAGCAAGACGCCGACCGAGCGGTCGAGTCGCTGTTTACTGGTGGAGACGTGAACCCGGCGGAAGTTTTGTCTGCGGTTCAAAAAGCCGACATGTCGTTCAAAATGATGCTGCAGGTTCGCAACAAGATGATGCAAGCCTACACCGAAGTGAAAGACATTCGGATTTAG
- a CDS encoding FliH/SctL family protein, with translation MAVIKSGDLQGDSRTLSSVAFNLNDVSSKAQADLNGVKLKAAEIVKQAQEEAKQIRAKAEAEGRQAAEQKARQSLKTEVDQHAATLLPALRTLVQELTTAKQTWLNQWEQVGLQVAVAIAEKVIRHEIANRPEIANTLVRESLQLASGCGEIHIRMNPQDLSSMQSGESMMCDELKKLAPAQIIADKQISRGGCVVETKFGSIDNRIESQLSRIAEELGGTV, from the coding sequence ATGGCAGTTATTAAGTCTGGCGACCTGCAAGGTGACTCACGGACGCTTTCGTCGGTCGCGTTCAATCTGAACGATGTTTCCTCGAAAGCCCAGGCAGATCTGAACGGTGTCAAGTTAAAGGCCGCCGAGATCGTTAAGCAAGCGCAAGAGGAAGCCAAACAAATCCGTGCTAAGGCCGAAGCCGAGGGGCGTCAGGCTGCCGAGCAAAAGGCCCGTCAATCGCTCAAAACCGAAGTCGATCAGCACGCAGCGACCCTACTGCCGGCATTGCGAACGTTGGTGCAAGAGCTGACCACTGCCAAGCAAACCTGGCTAAATCAGTGGGAACAAGTCGGTTTGCAAGTGGCTGTAGCGATCGCTGAGAAAGTGATTCGTCACGAGATTGCTAATCGTCCGGAAATTGCCAACACACTAGTTCGCGAGTCGTTGCAGCTTGCTTCCGGGTGTGGCGAAATTCATATCCGGATGAATCCACAAGATCTTAGCAGCATGCAAAGTGGCGAATCGATGATGTGCGACGAGCTGAAAAAATTAGCCCCGGCGCAAATCATCGCCGACAAACAAATCTCACGCGGTGGATGCGTTGTCGAAACCAAATTCGGTTCGATCGATAACCGCATCGAATCCCAGCTTAGCCGTATCGCGGAAGAATTGGGAGGAACCGTATGA
- a CDS encoding FliG C-terminal domain-containing protein, with translation MNTTSDCIRKAAIVIASLDEASADRLLDSMPEEVASQIRWMSIELDDVTEAERQQVLDEFLRNSGRTAPVEDSGVELEFTYQEPAPVAPAKEAVPTPPPFAFLNDAPCEMLAPFFEQEHPQVTAVVMSYLQPERASDILRQLPARLQADVVHRITQLDEPSQEIVNEIEARIKQIVSRQTLSFERRRLGMAAAQAILKASSGDQAQQLLDELRNRGSHLLDDLEKFQANPQSVAVVLPTTTPTVVEPSPKNIEPPRPVATAREAQPIAAVPQSSPKPKPVKAPPAQTELPQPNFPFERFAQLDDQSLAKVLHQTGPKVVLLALCGASPAVMKRISRGLGNGDMKLLSQRIRQMQPVLLSDIDRAKRTMCLAADQLLSPSVSTPMSQLQAAA, from the coding sequence ATGAACACTACGTCTGATTGCATCCGTAAAGCCGCCATCGTGATCGCCAGTCTCGATGAAGCCTCGGCCGATCGCCTGCTCGATAGCATGCCGGAAGAAGTCGCTTCGCAGATTCGCTGGATGTCGATCGAGTTAGATGATGTTACCGAAGCCGAACGACAGCAAGTGCTAGACGAGTTCCTGCGTAACTCCGGACGCACGGCCCCGGTGGAAGACAGCGGTGTTGAGCTGGAGTTCACCTATCAAGAACCAGCCCCAGTCGCTCCAGCGAAAGAGGCTGTTCCCACACCGCCTCCATTTGCATTTCTCAACGATGCCCCCTGCGAAATGTTAGCCCCGTTCTTCGAGCAGGAACATCCGCAAGTTACCGCCGTGGTAATGAGCTATTTACAGCCTGAGCGAGCTTCCGACATTTTGCGACAGTTGCCGGCCAGACTACAAGCCGACGTTGTGCATCGCATCACCCAGTTGGACGAGCCTTCGCAGGAGATAGTGAACGAGATTGAAGCTCGGATTAAACAAATCGTTTCACGGCAAACACTCTCGTTTGAACGGCGTCGCTTAGGTATGGCCGCCGCCCAAGCGATCCTCAAAGCATCGTCTGGCGATCAAGCGCAGCAGCTACTCGATGAACTTCGTAATCGTGGTTCGCACTTGTTAGATGACCTTGAAAAGTTTCAAGCGAACCCTCAGTCCGTAGCCGTCGTTTTGCCCACGACAACACCTACGGTTGTCGAGCCAAGTCCTAAGAATATCGAACCCCCACGACCGGTTGCCACCGCCAGGGAAGCCCAGCCGATTGCGGCTGTTCCGCAAAGTTCACCAAAACCGAAGCCCGTCAAAGCACCCCCTGCTCAGACGGAGTTACCCCAACCGAACTTCCCCTTTGAACGCTTCGCCCAATTAGACGATCAGTCGTTGGCCAAGGTATTGCATCAAACCGGCCCTAAGGTTGTGTTATTAGCACTCTGCGGAGCCTCGCCAGCGGTGATGAAACGAATCTCACGAGGGCTTGGAAATGGGGACATGAAGCTCCTTTCGCAGAGAATTCGTCAGATGCAGCCGGTGCTGCTTTCGGATATCGATCGGGCCAAGCGAACGATGTGCCTGGCCGCCGATCAATTGTTGTCTCCTTCCGTCTCGACCCCCATGAGCCAGCTACAAGCGGCAGCGTAA
- a CDS encoding FliI/YscN family ATPase, whose protein sequence is MITSLNSRLRQVMPTAVTGSVVETLGTTTAVAGFPVPIGAVVEIDCQFGSPIPAEVIGFRGEHTLIYPLTGVQGVRRGNQVRLRHSFRTVGVGQRLLGRVLDAHGHCCDQRPQPIAEDRLRLDRNPPNAVSRPRIDQTISTGVRAIDGLLTCGLGQRVGIFAGSGVGKSVTLGMMARYTSADVNVIALIGERGREVNDFIERDLGPEGMARSVVVVATSDQPAIQRMQAALTATSIAEYFRDQGKNVLFMMDSVTRFAMAQREIGLAAGEPPTTKGYPPSMFALLPRLVERTGRTPKGSITAFYTVLVEGDDTNEPVADTVRGLLDGHIVLSRKLAGKGHYPAIDVMQSISRLMNDLVSEEVRTGALVLRDLMSTYAENEDLINIGAYRQGSNPRIDMAIRLKDEIDRYLRQAVDEQATVETAHQQLLALVRKCSIAQPNMAAGRAPRIGAK, encoded by the coding sequence ATGATCACCTCGCTCAATAGCCGCTTGCGGCAAGTCATGCCTACGGCAGTAACGGGAAGCGTTGTCGAGACCTTAGGCACAACCACTGCCGTCGCCGGTTTTCCGGTGCCGATCGGTGCCGTTGTGGAAATCGATTGTCAGTTTGGCTCCCCCATTCCTGCTGAAGTGATCGGTTTTCGTGGCGAGCACACGCTCATCTATCCGTTAACTGGCGTGCAAGGCGTTCGTCGCGGCAACCAGGTTCGACTGCGACATTCCTTCCGCACCGTAGGGGTTGGGCAGCGGCTGTTAGGGCGTGTGCTCGACGCGCACGGACACTGTTGCGATCAACGGCCACAACCAATTGCGGAAGACCGACTCCGGCTCGATCGTAATCCGCCCAATGCCGTCAGCCGGCCACGCATTGATCAAACGATTTCCACCGGTGTTCGAGCGATCGACGGGCTGTTGACGTGCGGACTGGGGCAGCGTGTGGGGATCTTTGCTGGTTCTGGGGTAGGAAAGAGCGTGACGTTGGGCATGATGGCCCGTTACACCTCCGCCGATGTCAACGTGATCGCGCTGATTGGCGAACGTGGCCGAGAAGTGAACGACTTCATCGAACGTGACCTGGGGCCTGAGGGAATGGCACGTAGTGTGGTGGTCGTGGCCACTAGCGATCAACCCGCCATTCAGCGAATGCAAGCCGCTTTAACGGCGACCAGCATTGCCGAGTATTTTCGTGATCAGGGAAAGAACGTCTTGTTCATGATGGACAGCGTGACCCGTTTCGCGATGGCACAGCGTGAAATTGGTCTAGCGGCGGGCGAGCCTCCGACAACGAAGGGCTATCCCCCATCGATGTTCGCCTTGTTGCCCCGCTTGGTCGAACGAACCGGCCGCACTCCCAAGGGAAGCATTACGGCTTTTTATACCGTGCTGGTCGAAGGGGACGACACCAACGAACCGGTCGCCGATACCGTGCGTGGCTTGCTGGATGGGCATATCGTGTTGTCTCGCAAGCTGGCCGGTAAGGGGCATTATCCCGCAATCGACGTCATGCAAAGTATCAGTCGGTTGATGAACGACCTGGTCAGCGAAGAAGTTCGTACTGGGGCGTTGGTCTTGCGCGATTTGATGTCGACGTATGCCGAGAACGAAGACCTGATCAACATTGGGGCGTATCGCCAAGGATCGAATCCACGTATTGATATGGCGATTCGCTTGAAAGATGAAATCGATCGTTATTTACGTCAGGCCGTCGACGAACAAGCGACGGTCGAAACGGCGCATCAGCAACTGTTGGCTTTGGTACGCAAGTGCAGCATTGCACAGCCAAACATGGCAGCCGGTCGCGCACCTCGCATCGGTGCCAAGTAG
- the flgB gene encoding flagellar basal body rod protein FlgB gives MESSIFNANTTPVLEQVVNFAQKRHSILATNIANQRVPGYKGRDLNVDRFQKVLAEAIEHKNNPNAPLSPGGLVKTKSGDPMREVRDSLNGILFHDESNLDIEKQVAELSKNQIMHNMALTILEDQFNLLNVAISERV, from the coding sequence ATGGAATCTTCGATCTTCAATGCGAACACGACGCCTGTCTTAGAACAGGTTGTCAATTTCGCACAGAAGCGGCACTCTATCCTGGCCACCAACATCGCCAATCAGCGCGTGCCTGGTTACAAGGGGCGTGACTTAAACGTCGATCGCTTTCAAAAGGTTTTGGCTGAAGCGATCGAGCATAAGAACAATCCGAACGCTCCGCTGTCACCTGGCGGCCTTGTAAAAACCAAGTCAGGCGATCCGATGCGGGAAGTAAGAGATTCGCTTAATGGTATTTTGTTTCACGACGAGAGTAACCTCGACATCGAAAAGCAAGTTGCCGAGCTATCGAAAAACCAAATCATGCACAACATGGCCTTAACGATCCTAGAAGATCAGTTCAACTTGTTGAACGTGGCGATTAGCGAACGAGTATAG
- the flgC gene encoding flagellar basal body rod protein FlgC, with amino-acid sequence MITSLDISTSGLIAQRERLTTISQNIANMSSLRDANNRLGPYRAKHVILETDNQMATTSGAAGVKVAEIRENDVEPRRRWEPNHPLAIKEGRWKGYVEYPNVDMTEQFVDALEATRAYESNVGVIEMTKNMTNQTLRILA; translated from the coding sequence ATGATTACCTCCCTGGATATCAGTACCAGTGGGCTTATCGCGCAACGCGAACGCCTGACAACGATTTCGCAGAACATTGCCAATATGTCCTCGCTTCGCGATGCCAACAATCGGTTGGGGCCGTATCGGGCGAAGCATGTGATCTTGGAAACCGACAACCAGATGGCGACCACCAGCGGCGCAGCCGGCGTGAAGGTAGCTGAGATTCGTGAGAATGATGTTGAACCACGTCGCCGCTGGGAGCCCAACCATCCTTTAGCGATCAAAGAAGGACGCTGGAAAGGGTACGTCGAGTATCCCAACGTCGATATGACCGAGCAGTTCGTCGATGCCTTAGAAGCAACCCGGGCGTATGAATCGAATGTCGGTGTGATCGAGATGACCAAGAACATGACCAATCAAACCCTTCGTATTTTGGCGTAA
- a CDS encoding sigma-54-dependent transcriptional regulator, with protein sequence MIDLSKNRQPAHSVLVVDDNPHSRESLCDAASLLGYSSAACGSGKEALDLLAQQPADVVVTDLQMPGMDGLALVREVRARHEKTQIVMVTAHGSVGTAVEAMRYGALDYLEKPVQIEALESAIARAIEATKRGDRATAIPPGGNSDSVVMIGNSPAMQTLRQRIALVAPTDETVLITGESGTGKELVARSIHQASRRNGQAMISLNCPVLSAHLMESELFGHERGAFTSADHARVGRFELADQGTILLDEITEIDLPLQAKLLRVLQEKRFEKVGSSSTIEADVRVLATSNRDLLTEVAANRFRQDLYYRLNVVPIELPPLRARTEDVPLLVHHFLAAAVARVGRESLTVADSAMDLLCQHAWPGNVRELDNIVTRAALLTIGNQVTADQLRPWLLENSSEEISLNASGHVSVVGMRLEEMERQLIEQTLEHYEGHREKTAAALGISVRTLSNKLRSYGLAPRARTFAHV encoded by the coding sequence ATGATTGATCTCAGCAAGAATCGCCAACCGGCTCACTCGGTCCTGGTCGTCGACGACAATCCTCATTCGCGTGAAAGTTTATGCGATGCCGCTTCGCTGTTGGGCTATTCGTCTGCAGCTTGCGGAAGTGGCAAAGAAGCGTTGGACTTGTTGGCTCAACAACCAGCCGACGTTGTCGTAACCGATCTGCAAATGCCTGGCATGGATGGTTTGGCGCTCGTGCGGGAAGTTCGCGCTCGGCACGAAAAGACGCAAATCGTCATGGTTACCGCGCACGGAAGTGTGGGGACTGCGGTCGAAGCGATGCGTTACGGGGCACTCGACTACCTGGAAAAGCCGGTTCAGATCGAAGCCTTGGAATCGGCTATCGCGCGTGCTATTGAAGCAACCAAGCGGGGTGACCGCGCCACGGCAATTCCCCCAGGCGGAAACAGTGACAGCGTGGTTATGATCGGCAATAGCCCGGCCATGCAAACGCTTCGCCAACGAATCGCATTGGTGGCGCCTACCGACGAGACCGTGTTGATCACCGGCGAAAGCGGGACCGGGAAAGAACTGGTTGCTCGTTCCATTCATCAGGCCAGCCGTCGCAACGGTCAGGCGATGATTAGCCTCAACTGCCCCGTTCTGTCGGCTCACTTGATGGAAAGCGAGCTATTCGGACACGAGCGAGGCGCGTTCACCAGTGCCGATCATGCTCGTGTCGGGCGGTTTGAACTGGCCGATCAAGGAACGATCTTGCTCGACGAAATCACCGAGATCGACCTGCCGCTACAAGCCAAGCTGCTGCGAGTGTTGCAGGAGAAGCGATTTGAAAAAGTGGGTAGCAGTTCGACCATCGAAGCCGACGTGCGTGTCTTGGCAACCTCGAACCGTGACCTGTTGACGGAAGTGGCTGCCAATCGGTTCCGACAAGACTTGTACTATCGGTTAAATGTGGTTCCGATCGAATTGCCACCGCTGCGTGCTCGCACAGAAGATGTGCCGCTGTTGGTGCATCACTTCTTGGCTGCCGCCGTCGCGCGGGTAGGCCGGGAATCGTTGACGGTGGCCGACAGTGCCATGGATTTGCTTTGCCAGCACGCGTGGCCAGGCAACGTGCGCGAACTCGATAACATCGTTACGCGGGCAGCTTTGCTCACGATTGGCAATCAAGTCACTGCCGATCAGCTTCGTCCTTGGTTGTTAGAAAACAGCTCCGAAGAGATTTCGCTGAACGCCAGCGGCCATGTTTCGGTAGTGGGCATGCGATTAGAGGAAATGGAACGCCAACTGATCGAACAAACGCTAGAGCATTACGAAGGGCATCGCGAAAAGACCGCCGCTGCACTTGGGATTAGCGTACGGACGCTAAGCAACAAGCTGCGAAGTTATGGTCTCGCACCACGAGCTCGAACGTTTGCTCATGTTTAA